The following nucleotide sequence is from Anaerococcus sp. Marseille-Q7828.
TCTGTTTTAAGCTGATTTAACCTATCGTTGGTTTTGTTATATTCATAAAAATGTTCTATGGATTCGCTCATCAGATTGTATTGAATTTCTTGGTAGGCAAGATGGCTTAATTTTATTGTATGAAATTCTTTGACTTTTCCGTCTTCTTCATAAGAGTAGGATTCTAGATCATCATTTATAATTCTATCTTTTAAATCATATAATAGGTCATTTAGTCTAGCTTTCTCATCCTCACTTACTAATCCCCATTTTATATTTGGTTCTATACCAGCCCTATAGATTAATTCTTTTCCTATAATAGGGGAGAAACCCTGGTAATTTTGATAGAAAATTTTATAGGGAACGGCAGTATCCGCTAACCTTTGATCCAAAGTTTTAATATCATAATCTTCTACACTAATATCGTGTTTGCTATCTTCTATGAATTCATATTTTAAACCTGGTAATAATTGTCTTACCTGACTCATAGAAAGATTAACTCTTTTTATTGAATCAATTATCCTATAGTCATCATCAGTTAAAATGATATTTGAATGTTTGCCCATAATTTCAACAATTAATTTTTTGGATGTATCAAAGCCCATTTCATCAATTGAACTAATAGAGAAGATAACTACTCTATCCAAACCTCTTTGTGTTATATCAACAATCTTACCTTGGTTTATATGTTTTCTAAGTACCATAGTAAAATTTGGGGGTACATCAGGGTTTTCATATTTTTTATTAGTCAAATGGATTCTAGCTTCATTGTTATTTGCACTAAGCAACAATTTATAAGCCTTACCCATTGAATAAACGTTAAATACTATATCATTTTTAGAAGGTTGGGTTATTTTTTGAATCTTACCTCCTAAAAGTGTTGTTTTTAGTTCATTTACTATTTTTCTAGTAACTATTCCGTCATAGCTCATTTCTTCACCTCCTTGCTATTATACTTTATTTTCTAACTTGTAATAAGAAAGGCTAAAAGTAAAATAATTATAATAAGGAGGCGTAATGAAGAAAGGTTTTTTACTAGTAGTATCTGGTCCTTCAGGAGTTGGAAAAGGTACTGTCCTTCATGATCTTATGAATACACAAAAGAATCTTGTTTATTCAGTTTCAGCAACTACAAGAAATAGGAGAGATGGCGAGATTGAAGGAGTAAGTTATTTTTATAAGACTCATGATGAATTTAAGCAAATGATTGATGAAGATGAATTTCTTGAATATGCCAAGGTACATAACAATTATTACGGAACTCCAAAAGAATTCGTAGAAAGAAAAATTAATGAAGGTAAAATTGTAGTTCTTGAAATAGATGTCCAAGGTGCAGTAAATGTCAAACAAAACACTGAAAATGCTGTTTTCATCTTCCTCGCTCCACCCAGCCTATCAGAACTTAAAAATAGGATAGTGGGTCGAGGTACCGA
It contains:
- a CDS encoding NFACT RNA binding domain-containing protein, producing MSYDGIVTRKIVNELKTTLLGGKIQKITQPSKNDIVFNVYSMGKAYKLLLSANNNEARIHLTNKKYENPDVPPNFTMVLRKHINQGKIVDITQRGLDRVVIFSISSIDEMGFDTSKKLIVEIMGKHSNIILTDDDYRIIDSIKRVNLSMSQVRQLLPGLKYEFIEDSKHDISVEDYDIKTLDQRLADTAVPYKIFYQNYQGFSPIIGKELIYRAGIEPNIKWGLVSEDEKARLNDLLYDLKDRIINDDLESYSYEEDGKVKEFHTIKLSHLAYQEIQYNLMSESIEHFYEYNKTNDRLNQLKTDYIKKVDSHIKQTEKKIDILNTNILNEEKLADLRKNGDLLSANVHRIKKGDKEIIVSDFYDANKEITINIDPLKTPWENAESFYNRAKKIKNSVDYAKKDLPKQKSHLEYLRQLKDFISRTKSIEDINDIREEMVENGLIKKSTKKRMKNSKSKPYHYKTNNGSDIYVGKNSKQNDYITLKLANKNDLWFHVKDVPGSHVILRSDNINQEDIEIASYLAAINSSISNDNKIDIDYTEKKNVNKAKGAAPGMVYYEDFKTITVDSNISMKDRYKEI
- the gmk gene encoding guanylate kinase, whose protein sequence is MKKGFLLVVSGPSGVGKGTVLHDLMNTQKNLVYSVSATTRNRRDGEIEGVSYFYKTHDEFKQMIDEDEFLEYAKVHNNYYGTPKEFVERKINEGKIVVLEIDVQGAVNVKQNTENAVFIFLAPPSLSELKNRIVGRGTETEQDINVRMKNARKELEYIKYYDYLVINDHINSAINSVNEIINAEKHKVFREEDFDIKEILDE